The nucleotide window CTCCCAGGACACTTCGCCGTTCGCCTTCTGGCCGTACAGCTCGCCGAGTTCGGGATAGGCCCGCTCCAGAATCGCCTCGCGCTCGGCGTCGGTGTCCTCCCAGTTCAACTTGTGCGCCTGGTCGACGGCCTCCTCCAGGTTCGCCTCGAACCGCTTGTTCTCGCGCTCGGAGTAGTCGGACTCGTCCACGAAGGGGTAGTCCAGGAGGGCCGTGACGATCCCGGCCGCCTCCAGGAAGGCTTCGGTGAAGGGGGCGATGAGCGGCTCGTACGAGAGGCCCTCGGCCTCGTAGTCGTCGCGGTGGTCGTCGCAGAACTGGGTGTGCGTCTCGATGCCCTCACGCCACCAGCGGGATTCCCCGTCGCACCCCTGGAAGTCGCACGGCTCGGGCGTCTCGCGGATCTGGACGAAGATGGTGCGCAGGCTGCCGAAGGCCCAGTGGCTCGACGTCCCGTCGATGACATGGTCCTCCGCGGAATCGCCGGCCGCCCCCTGGATCAACGCCAGGGCCGAGTGGTAGTTCGACTCTTCGAGCAGGTCATCCCCCCGCTCGGCCCAGCTCACAAACGCGCCGTGGGTGTCGTACAGGCGGTCGTCCCAGAAGTAGGCGTTGGACGGTGCGGTGAGGCTCTTGACCGCGATCTCGTACAGGGTGTCGTCGTCGAGGGCGTAGCTGATCATGGGTATCCCCTTGTCGGGTGGTGTGGGTGGGTGGTGGGGACTGGCGGCCTTGCCTGCCGTCCCGGCGGGAGCCGGGGACTCGAACCCCCGGTGCCTCCCTAGCGACCTGTCGTCACTCTATCACACTGCACTACTTACACACTCTGGCCGGTCACTGAAGCTCAAGCTCGACGTCGGTGTTGTCCGCGTCGAAGTAGTCCAGCTCGAAGCCGCCACCGGTGGCCCGGATGCTGGCCTCCAGCCAGTACTTCACGTCGTCCTCGCTGAAGTCGGAGCCGTCCGCCTTGCGCAGGCCCTCGAAGTTGAAGTTCACGGTAACCGTGCCGTTGTACTCGTACCGAAGGGCGGCGAGCCCGATCTCCTCGGCCTTCTCGGAGATTGCAGCCTTGTGGTCGTCCAGGTCGTAGTCGTCGATCAGGTCGCGGAGGAGTTCGCGGGCCTCGACCCGCAGCTTCCCGTACTTCTCCCGAGCGTTGAACGCTTCCCGCCTCTGCTCCTCGACGGCGGACCGGAGGTTGGACACCTGCGCCTGGAGGGCGCCTATCTGGCGCTCCAGCGCGTTGACTGCGTCGGAGGCGGTGAAGGTCTTCTCAAGCGATACGGCGGTCATGTTGTTGCCTCTCTGGTCACTCTATCACACTCTGTGTAGAGCCAAGCGGGAGTCTGGGGACTCGAACCCCTGACGTCTGCCGGTCTCCCTCGGTGACGTTGTCACTCTATCACACGCTGGCCAGCTTCATGAAGATGACGTCCGGAGCGCCGGGCGTCCAGTTGGGCACACGCTCGGTCTCGATGAACCCGAACTGTTCGTAGTACGACGGCAGGAAGCCGTCGAAGCAGTCGAGGAGGTGGGCCCCCTCACGGATGGCTGCCGCCACCATCTCGGGGCCGCGTCCCTTGACTCGGGAGAACAGGCCGATGGCCCAGCCGTCCGGGGTCACTCCGAAGCCCGACATCAGGTCCTCGGAGAGGTAGTACATCGCGTCGTCGGGCATCTCCGCAGGCTTGGATGTGGCGGCGGCGATCCGAGGGGATGCGACGCGAGCCGAGCGGAGAGCGGCCTTGTAGCGGGCAGAGCTGGTGTGCTGGATCACTGGGGGTTCCTCCGGCTTGGTAGTCACTCTATCACACTTTGAGCGGGCGACCCGGACTCGCACTCGGGTTGTGGCTGCTCTCGCCCTACCGACTACACGTACAGGTAGTCGTCCATCGTTGCTGCGGCGTAGACCTCGGACTCCCACTCGGCACGGATGTCGTCGAGGTAGTCCTGGTACTCCTCGCGCCGGAACTCGGCGAGGTGGTAGGCGCACACGTCATCGTTCTCGTGCGGGCAGTGCTCCCACGGTTCCATCGGGGGGCAGGTGCAGCAGGCCGGGCACATGGGATTCTCTTTCGCTTCGGTGGTGGCTGCTGACGTTGTCACTCTATCACACTTACTGCGAGTCGAGCGCCCTTGCCAGCTCACGGGTCAAGCGCTTCAGGTCAGACTCGTGACGCTCGATGAGCCGCCGGATCTCCGCGACGTCACGGCGTACGCGAGGCTTGCGCACCTCGGCGCTGTGCGACTCACGCGCCTTACGGATGGACTCCCAGCGGTTCGTTGCGTCAAGCCAGGCGTACAGCTCACCGCGCTTGACGTAGGACATACCGCCGAGCGTCTCGATGTGCGGGAAGTCCGCGTGACGCTGGTGCCAGTTGGTGACCGTGGCACGGGAGACGCCCAGCTCACGGGCGATGTCGGCCAGGCACAGGTAATCCGTCGCCTTGTCGAGGGAAACGGGCATGGTGTTCCTCCCAGGAACGTAGGGAGGGATGCGTAACGGCACCCCATCGGGCAGGCCGGACCCATGACGGTCCAGCCGGCCTGAAGGCAGGCCGGTACGGGGGCGGAGGCAGCGACGCTCATGCGTCCTGGTCTCTCCGCCCCGTCCGGGGTGCACTCGGTAGGCGACATCAGCCGGGGTGTGAACGTATCCCCAAGTCCTAGGCACGGCGGT belongs to Streptomyces finlayi and includes:
- a CDS encoding helix-turn-helix domain-containing protein gives rise to the protein MPVSLDKATDYLCLADIARELGVSRATVTNWHQRHADFPHIETLGGMSYVKRGELYAWLDATNRWESIRKARESHSAEVRKPRVRRDVAEIRRLIERHESDLKRLTRELARALDSQ